A window from Schistosoma haematobium chromosome 1, whole genome shotgun sequence encodes these proteins:
- the GCNT1_9 gene encoding Beta-1,3-galactosyl-O-glycosyl-glycoprotein beta-1,6-N-acetylglucosaminyltransferase (EggNog:ENOG410V4IF~COG:G~SECRETED:SignalP(1-20)): protein MHIIFKCLLISQMITYYCLSDSELAKKQNYYSMPNMYTFCEANKICYEFGLSVGKHLKLPVFEDLQDILKDAKLRTFWLEYNALFTPRMTGLITWRYHDISIELANLGAMRSTNLPLSYNDERYCVIHNKEGLLEGVQCNSVNNVICVESNIQHVNQLIGTDLSILLKKFTIEQRVDPNFVSIDSQRDGCYELFTKHSTYDCVLQCAETVNCVSGYFNQLQNQCIIILYHHSLLPHQYSDSVAHWLRFILNY, encoded by the exons ATGCATATAATCTTTAAATGTCTacttatttcacaaatgattacTTATTATTGTTTAAGTGATTCTGAATTagcaaaaaaacaaaattattattctaTGCCAAATATGTATACGTTCTGTGAAGCTAATAAAATTTGTTACGAATTCGGACTATCGGTTGGTAAGCATTTGAAACTACCGGTATTTGAAGATTTACAGGATATTCTTAAAGATGCAAAGCTTAGAACATTTTGGTTGGAATATAATGCATTATTTACACCACGTATGACTGGTTTGATCACATGGCGATATCATGATATATCGATAGAACTAGCTAATTTGGGAGCAATGAGATCTACAAATCTCCCATTATCTTACAATGATGAACGTTATTGCGTGATTCATAATAAAGAAGGTTTACTGGAAGGAGTTCAGTGTAATAGTGTTAATAATGTTATTTGTGTTGAATCAAATATACAACATGTCAATCAACTGATAGGCACtgatttatcaattttattgaaaaaattcACCATTGAACAACGTGTTGATCCAAATTTTGTGTCAATCGATAGTCAAAGAGATGGCTGTTATGAACTGTTTACAAAGCATAGTACATACGATTGTGTTTTACA ATGTGCTGAAACTGTAAATTGTGTATCAGGCTACTTTAATCAATTGCAAAACCAATGTATTATCATTTTATACCATCATAGTTTATTACCTCATCAATATTCGGATTCTGTAGCTCATTGGTTAAGATTTATACTTAATTATTAA